A DNA window from Paenibacillus andongensis contains the following coding sequences:
- a CDS encoding sensor histidine kinase gives MKKKHTWLFHILILDFLVSASYGYVYIGGNFPNHLFIGITALAILMFLKNTRMLIITCLLLLVVYIITMGSIEWYLYKRIDEIGYFITCSFIVFAGIVSSLINFYQRARRDTMQLYAQLMQSHEQLQDYALRTEEWAATRERVRIAREIHDTVGHKLTALLVQMQAARKLSSLDPLRSEQTYLACEDLIRSSLQEVRLSVRAIRDEPVTSTSLNDSLGKLTEEFTKFAEVQTTFEVKGIPVPLPGDLQLTAYRIVQESLTNAHKHGHARHAEILLTYSETDFSLCIRNDGEVPAELKLGFGLINLQERVREWNGKVHFGMDQQEGFAVEVQFPYPLTEMERVHH, from the coding sequence ATGAAAAAAAAACACACCTGGCTTTTTCACATCCTTATCTTAGATTTCTTGGTATCCGCTTCTTATGGTTATGTCTATATTGGTGGAAATTTCCCGAACCATTTATTTATTGGAATTACAGCTTTAGCCATTTTAATGTTTCTAAAGAACACCCGAATGTTAATTATTACATGCTTGCTTCTGCTGGTCGTGTATATCATTACGATGGGCAGTATTGAATGGTATCTATACAAACGAATCGATGAAATTGGTTATTTCATTACCTGTTCGTTCATTGTTTTCGCAGGGATTGTGAGCTCTCTAATCAATTTTTATCAACGCGCACGTCGGGATACGATGCAGTTGTATGCACAATTGATGCAATCCCATGAGCAGCTTCAGGACTATGCTCTTAGAACGGAGGAGTGGGCAGCGACGAGGGAAAGAGTGCGAATTGCACGAGAAATTCATGATACGGTAGGTCATAAACTGACGGCATTATTAGTTCAAATGCAAGCGGCTCGCAAGCTAAGCAGTCTGGATCCTTTACGCAGTGAACAAACCTATCTGGCCTGTGAAGATCTAATTAGATCGTCTTTGCAAGAGGTCCGACTTTCGGTAAGGGCTATTCGAGATGAGCCTGTTACGTCCACTTCCTTAAATGATAGCCTGGGGAAACTAACGGAGGAATTCACCAAATTTGCCGAGGTTCAAACCACTTTTGAAGTAAAAGGGATACCTGTCCCACTGCCAGGTGATCTTCAATTAACGGCTTATCGAATTGTCCAGGAATCACTGACGAATGCTCATAAACACGGCCATGCGAGACATGCGGAAATCTTGTTAACCTATTCGGAGACCGATTTTTCTCTATGCATACGCAATGACGGAGAGGTCCCTGCTGAACTGAAGCTGGGGTTTGGTTTAATCAATTTGCAAGAAAGAGTTAGGGAGTGGAACGGAAAGGTGCATTTTGGCATGGATCAGCAAGAAGGTTTTGCTGTTGAAGTACAATTCCCTTATCCACTAACAGAAATGGAGCGTGTACATCATTGA
- a CDS encoding response regulator translates to MKILIVDDQRLMREGLATIIGLEQGMEVVGTAVDGRDAYTKAHELRPDVVLMDIRMPGMDGVEGTELILRALPETKVLILTTFDDAELILRVLEKGVHGYLLKDMPSEAIVSAIQTVYNGGSVLQPDITATLLNELKKMSERHPDNAHPLHSHEPAQLSQLTEREKEVLTLLGQGLNNKEIAGLLNITEGTVKNHVSNLIAKLGLRDRTQAAVFSVRHQL, encoded by the coding sequence TTGAAAATCCTCATCGTAGATGATCAGAGGCTCATGAGAGAGGGACTTGCGACCATCATCGGGTTGGAACAGGGCATGGAAGTCGTTGGAACAGCGGTGGATGGGAGAGATGCCTATACGAAGGCGCATGAATTGCGACCCGATGTTGTATTGATGGATATCCGAATGCCGGGCATGGATGGCGTGGAAGGAACGGAATTGATTCTTAGAGCTTTACCGGAGACAAAGGTACTGATTCTGACCACATTCGATGACGCGGAGCTAATTTTAAGAGTTTTGGAAAAAGGCGTCCATGGCTATTTGTTGAAAGATATGCCCTCTGAGGCGATCGTAAGTGCGATTCAAACGGTATACAATGGCGGGAGCGTTCTTCAACCGGATATCACAGCAACGCTGCTTAACGAGTTGAAAAAAATGTCGGAACGGCACCCGGATAACGCTCATCCTTTACATAGTCATGAGCCTGCCCAGCTCAGCCAACTGACCGAACGGGAGAAAGAGGTCCTAACTTTATTGGGCCAAGGATTAAATAATAAAGAGATTGCAGGCTTGCTTAATATCACGGAAGGTACTGTGAAAAATCACGTTTCGAATCTCATAGCTAAGCTAGGATTGCGCGACCGAACACAAGCAGCCGTATTCTCCGTTCGTCATCAACTATAA
- a CDS encoding DoxX family protein has translation MKKIKITYWVITICTLIGFLLSAVNELLQTPKTLAESTQLLGYPPYFLTILGVAKLIGIIVLLVPRFNRLKEWAYAGFTIDCIAAFWSENAVGNPMGSIKSIVVLLFVLLSYYFLRKMQKGMELA, from the coding sequence ATGAAGAAAATTAAAATCACCTACTGGGTAATTACGATTTGTACACTAATAGGATTCTTACTCAGTGCCGTCAATGAGCTGTTGCAAACCCCGAAAACATTAGCAGAATCGACTCAGCTGTTGGGCTATCCTCCCTACTTTCTGACTATTCTTGGAGTAGCCAAACTCATAGGTATCATTGTTCTTCTTGTTCCCAGATTTAACAGGCTAAAAGAATGGGCATATGCCGGTTTTACGATTGATTGTATAGCGGCATTTTGGTCGGAAAATGCGGTCGGAAATCCTATGGGAAGTATTAAGTCTATCGTCGTCTTATTGTTTGTTCTACTTTCATACTACTTCCTCAGAAAAATGCAAAAAGGCATGGAATTAGCTTGA
- the msrA gene encoding peptide-methionine (S)-S-oxide reductase MsrA — protein sequence MTSKKKLVVLPIALFVLIGYTIYASFNKNEITKAQEVLTTISEKTSTHYDTAIFAGGCFWSMELPFEKLDGVLQVVTGYTGGQKENPTYGEVSTGTTGHLESVEVRFNPDQITYDQLLQVYWRNIDPTDADGQFVDRGKEYLSAVFYNSNEQKELAEASKEALSSSGQFDKPIVTKIVRASTFYKAEEEHQDYYKKNPISYKVNELGSGRGAFLNKTWGKDRIVIPEKMNAYKDFNKDAKLKTLTKLQYDVTQHDKDEQPFHNEYWDNKKEGIYVDIVSGEPLFSSKDKFDAGTGWASFTKPLEPDQLIFKEKRDLFSVVTQVRSRCADSFLGDVFNDGPEPTGLRFCINSAALQFIPKDDLEASGYGLFVKQFNS from the coding sequence ATGACTTCCAAAAAAAAATTAGTTGTGCTGCCTATTGCCCTATTCGTCCTGATTGGCTATACCATTTACGCTTCATTTAACAAAAATGAAATAACGAAGGCTCAAGAGGTGTTAACGACGATTAGTGAAAAAACGAGCACCCATTACGATACCGCTATTTTTGCTGGAGGATGTTTCTGGAGTATGGAGTTACCCTTCGAAAAGCTTGATGGTGTCTTGCAAGTTGTAACCGGATATACAGGCGGACAAAAGGAAAATCCGACCTATGGCGAAGTGTCTACTGGAACTACAGGCCATCTAGAATCGGTGGAAGTTCGCTTTAATCCGGATCAGATAACGTATGACCAGCTGCTCCAAGTTTACTGGCGAAACATTGATCCTACCGATGCAGATGGTCAATTCGTTGATCGTGGTAAAGAATATCTTTCCGCCGTATTTTACAATAGCAATGAACAGAAAGAGTTAGCCGAAGCATCCAAAGAGGCGTTAAGTTCGTCAGGACAGTTCGATAAACCGATTGTAACGAAGATTGTCCGCGCATCAACGTTTTACAAAGCGGAGGAGGAACATCAGGACTATTACAAAAAAAATCCAATCAGCTACAAGGTCAATGAACTCGGCTCTGGTCGGGGTGCATTTTTGAATAAAACTTGGGGGAAAGATCGGATCGTGATTCCCGAAAAAATGAATGCATATAAAGATTTTAACAAAGATGCAAAGTTGAAAACGTTGACTAAGCTCCAATACGACGTAACTCAGCATGATAAAGACGAGCAGCCGTTTCACAACGAATATTGGGATAACAAAAAAGAAGGTATTTACGTAGATATTGTTTCGGGTGAGCCCTTATTTAGCTCTAAAGACAAATTTGATGCGGGTACGGGCTGGGCTAGCTTTACGAAACCGTTGGAGCCAGACCAACTTATATTTAAAGAAAAACGCGACTTATTCTCAGTGGTTACCCAGGTCAGAAGCCGTTGTGCCGATTCCTTTCTAGGCGATGTGTTCAATGACGGCCCCGAGCCAACAGGACTGCGTTTCTGCATTAACTCTGCCGCTTTACAGTTCATTCCGAAAGATGACCTTGAGGCAAGCGGATATGGCTTGTTTGTTAAGCAATTTAATTCCTAA
- a CDS encoding PAS domain-containing sensor histidine kinase, with protein sequence MSKDVNREYPEVIGENVTELIARMDDYITDSLFQADLKQSLKQLSNVKFALDESSIVAVTDHKGKIQYVNDKFCEISQYSRAELLGQDHRIINSGYHRKEFMTLLWQTISSGKVWRGEIKNKAKNGGFYWVDTTIVPFVDEKGQPYQYLAIRNEVTQLKRVEEELQLMMSQVMQIQEEERRKFSRELHDGIGQSLFSLLIQMDRVIGESEKSEISGLRQVVSGIIEEVRNLAWEIRPSVLDDLGVVPAIRTYIENYTGHYGIRVILDSNLRKRLGALEETTIYRVIQEALTNVAKYADVSEANVYVHDKDSFVEVRIEDRGKGFIRSGGSKGVGLFSMEERAKSIGGEIAIHSEMEKGTTITLIVPKR encoded by the coding sequence TTGAGTAAGGATGTTAACAGGGAGTATCCGGAAGTGATTGGTGAAAATGTTACCGAGCTTATAGCACGTATGGATGATTATATTACGGACTCTTTGTTTCAAGCTGATCTGAAACAGTCTCTCAAGCAGCTGTCCAATGTAAAGTTCGCCCTAGATGAATCTTCCATTGTTGCTGTCACGGATCATAAAGGGAAAATTCAATACGTGAACGATAAATTTTGCGAAATATCCCAATATTCACGTGCTGAGCTTCTCGGTCAAGACCACCGGATTATTAACTCGGGCTATCATCGGAAGGAATTTATGACCCTCTTGTGGCAGACGATCTCCTCTGGCAAGGTATGGCGCGGGGAGATCAAAAATAAAGCAAAAAATGGCGGATTCTACTGGGTGGATACGACGATTGTGCCATTCGTGGATGAGAAGGGGCAACCCTACCAGTATCTTGCGATTCGTAACGAAGTCACGCAATTAAAGCGTGTCGAAGAAGAACTGCAGCTTATGATGTCGCAGGTTATGCAAATTCAGGAGGAAGAACGAAGAAAATTTTCTCGTGAGCTGCATGACGGCATTGGACAGAGTCTGTTCTCTCTGTTGATTCAGATGGATAGAGTGATCGGGGAAAGTGAAAAGTCTGAAATATCCGGGCTTCGACAGGTGGTTTCCGGAATTATTGAAGAAGTTCGTAATTTGGCGTGGGAAATCCGTCCGTCTGTTCTGGATGATTTGGGTGTAGTGCCGGCAATTCGAACCTATATAGAAAATTACACGGGGCATTACGGTATACGTGTCATACTGGATAGCAATTTGCGTAAGCGATTGGGAGCGTTGGAGGAAACGACCATCTACCGAGTTATCCAGGAGGCTCTTACCAACGTAGCCAAATATGCCGATGTATCCGAAGCTAACGTGTACGTTCATGATAAAGATTCGTTTGTTGAAGTGCGCATCGAAGATCGGGGAAAAGGTTTTATTCGCAGTGGCGGCTCCAAAGGAGTGGGGCTGTTCAGCATGGAGGAAAGAGCGAAGAGCATTGGCGGTGAAATCGCTATTCATTCTGAAATGGAAAAAGGGACGACGATCACCTTGATTGTACCAAAAAGGTGA
- a CDS encoding response regulator transcription factor, giving the protein MPKILVVDDHAVVRSGLMSLLNGKHSMEVIGEAADGQEGIQAAQLLKPDVVLMDLNMPHGMDGLTATTELKRLMPDLAVLVLTMHDDDEYLFRAIHAGASGYILKSAPHEELLTAIRSVASGNAYLYPTATKRLMSEYIERLKHGENIGPYESLSEREKEVLSLIAKGFSNKEIAEQLIISVKTVESHKSNVMEKLGLKTRPELVKFAVKKGLLNFE; this is encoded by the coding sequence ATGCCGAAAATTCTGGTAGTTGATGATCATGCCGTAGTCAGGTCGGGATTAATGAGCCTGCTGAATGGTAAGCACAGCATGGAAGTTATCGGAGAGGCTGCCGATGGACAAGAAGGTATTCAAGCAGCCCAATTGCTGAAGCCGGATGTCGTATTAATGGATTTGAACATGCCCCATGGCATGGATGGACTTACAGCAACCACAGAATTGAAGCGTCTGATGCCGGATTTGGCGGTGCTGGTTCTGACCATGCATGATGATGACGAATACCTGTTTAGGGCGATTCACGCCGGCGCCTCAGGGTATATATTGAAAAGCGCTCCGCATGAGGAGCTGTTGACAGCTATCCGCTCCGTTGCATCAGGAAACGCCTATTTGTATCCTACAGCAACCAAAAGGCTGATGAGTGAATATATAGAACGCTTGAAGCATGGAGAAAATATCGGTCCTTATGAATCGCTTTCGGAACGCGAGAAAGAAGTTCTGTCTCTGATTGCCAAAGGATTTTCCAATAAAGAGATAGCCGAACAATTGATAATTAGCGTAAAAACGGTAGAATCGCATAAAAGCAACGTGATGGAGAAGCTAGGGCTCAAAACGAGACCAGAGTTGGTCAAGTTTGCGGTGAAGAAAGGATTGTTGAATTTTGAGTAA
- a CDS encoding GAF domain-containing protein, translated as MTHGDANIIEELERLRSLSSSDFIALAPLHDKVERIRWKYASGSRNERYQQMVIKSGQGLAGSVLRLGRWVKLDDSHPDSDQVRRSCPVLLAEQLQTAAVFPILMDSDNLLIKGLLFIGKRTQPRYAEAELIVVQKGLPTLAWYLKENTGEMAK; from the coding sequence ATGACTCATGGGGATGCAAACATCATAGAAGAGCTGGAGCGATTGCGAAGCCTATCGTCAAGTGATTTTATCGCACTGGCGCCATTGCATGACAAAGTCGAGCGCATTCGTTGGAAATATGCTTCAGGCAGCAGGAATGAACGCTATCAGCAAATGGTGATTAAATCAGGTCAAGGATTAGCAGGTTCCGTCCTGCGCCTAGGCAGATGGGTGAAGCTCGATGACTCGCATCCTGACTCGGATCAAGTGCGACGAAGTTGTCCTGTCCTACTTGCTGAGCAGCTGCAGACAGCAGCGGTATTTCCAATTTTAATGGATTCCGATAATCTCTTGATAAAAGGTTTGCTGTTCATTGGCAAAAGAACACAGCCCAGATATGCTGAGGCCGAGCTTATTGTCGTTCAGAAAGGTCTTCCTACATTGGCTTGGTATCTGAAGGAGAATACAGGGGAAATGGCAAAATGA
- a CDS encoding Crp/Fnr family transcriptional regulator, which yields MAVKGILAFFSEENFHKLQSIMYVKHAEKGDYLFWEGDVADKLYYVMKGGVRITKLSETGKSFIISLHQAGDLFGQIDPFQNSVQSFSAEVTTDCEIGVIQRKDLEVLLWQHGDLAIEFMKWMGLMHRMTETKFRDLMMYGKPGALCSLLIRLSNSYGVPNGEHTLINYKINHTEMADMIGATRESVNRMLSDMKKEDALEIENGHIVIKDLTYLRDVCHCENCPKEICRM from the coding sequence ATGGCTGTTAAAGGTATTCTTGCCTTTTTTTCCGAGGAAAATTTCCATAAATTACAAAGTATTATGTATGTGAAACATGCGGAGAAAGGTGATTATCTGTTCTGGGAAGGTGATGTCGCGGATAAATTGTACTACGTAATGAAAGGCGGAGTACGCATCACTAAGCTGTCGGAAACGGGTAAAAGCTTCATTATATCTCTGCATCAGGCGGGTGATTTATTCGGTCAGATCGATCCCTTTCAGAACTCTGTACAAAGCTTTAGCGCAGAAGTCACAACCGATTGCGAGATTGGGGTCATTCAACGAAAAGACCTCGAAGTATTACTTTGGCAGCATGGGGATTTGGCCATTGAGTTTATGAAATGGATGGGGCTTATGCACCGCATGACTGAAACGAAGTTCCGTGATTTGATGATGTACGGAAAACCAGGCGCACTCTGTTCGTTACTTATCAGGCTCAGTAATTCATATGGCGTTCCAAACGGTGAACATACGCTGATCAATTACAAGATCAATCATACAGAAATGGCCGATATGATAGGAGCTACACGGGAAAGTGTCAATCGGATGTTGAGTGATATGAAGAAGGAAGATGCGCTTGAGATTGAAAATGGCCATATCGTGATTAAGGATTTAACCTATCTCCGCGATGTATGCCACTGCGAAAACTGCCCGAAAGAGATTTGCCGCATGTAG
- a CDS encoding hemerythrin domain-containing protein, producing MAPLSITCMLGIASSNPDELDFATDRLKEEHNQLRQQLKALEHSAKEVSLLDDPAEGVQVLQQLRQQTADFVEALERHAEWEDQELFPFLLDYFHRQSAPSITPSFWVLEKDHQLAISFIQTFNETIIDLTPIVIKKQLIEAAAHLIQACLILNDHFTMEEQLVIPLTEKVLTDLESFFS from the coding sequence ATGGCACCACTTTCAATAACCTGTATGTTGGGAATAGCCTCATCCAACCCAGATGAACTTGATTTTGCCACGGATCGTCTGAAGGAAGAGCATAACCAATTAAGACAGCAGCTAAAGGCTCTCGAACATAGCGCTAAGGAAGTGAGCCTGCTGGATGATCCTGCGGAGGGCGTTCAGGTCTTGCAGCAGCTAAGGCAGCAAACCGCTGATTTTGTGGAGGCACTGGAGCGCCACGCGGAATGGGAGGACCAGGAATTGTTTCCCTTTCTGCTTGATTATTTTCATCGACAATCGGCTCCATCGATCACTCCCTCCTTTTGGGTACTGGAAAAGGATCACCAGCTGGCGATTTCATTTATCCAGACCTTCAATGAAACCATCATCGATTTAACGCCAATTGTCATCAAAAAACAGCTGATTGAGGCTGCGGCGCACCTCATACAGGCCTGCTTAATCTTAAACGATCACTTCACAATGGAAGAACAGCTCGTAATTCCTTTAACGGAGAAAGTGCTAACGGACCTTGAATCCTTCTTTTCATAG
- a CDS encoding methyl-accepting chemotaxis protein, with protein MKKFKWSIVKKMVLGITVVSTVTYGTSAFFIFTLQDLLKDYIPDWLFIWITLSLGIFWTGFLGWIAAKWFIKPLLQLTDAANEASAGNLQIAITPSKSDDELRALGLSFSMMIGNLRDIIDGISTNFIGTDMHVDELRSAIGHAAAHVELITTTIEDISHGAEQQSKSSEAMFMSVEQIMRTTDDINKEAHEARHLTTQMIITIKDSARVIQSLVTGMQNLAISNQESIHTVQRLESNAKQISEISSVVGEFANQTHLLALNASIEAARAGEHGKGFAVVAGEVKKLAEQSSHAVHDINQLIDQIQSEVKHVVFKITQQFEMVNKEAANGETTASALQSIVGEANQVDQLVDHMASMVASQADQVQLTLNEARDVTDIAAKISLGAKGVFASTQEQTAVMEEIAASSDVLRDQSASLKKQIEIFKVR; from the coding sequence ATGAAGAAATTTAAATGGAGCATAGTCAAGAAAATGGTACTTGGCATCACGGTAGTATCCACCGTAACCTATGGGACAAGTGCTTTTTTTATTTTCACCCTGCAAGATTTATTGAAAGATTACATCCCGGATTGGCTGTTCATTTGGATCACCCTTTCTCTCGGTATTTTCTGGACAGGATTTCTGGGATGGATTGCGGCAAAATGGTTCATTAAACCCTTACTGCAGCTTACAGACGCAGCGAATGAGGCCTCCGCAGGAAATTTGCAAATTGCTATTACTCCAAGCAAATCGGATGATGAATTAAGAGCACTCGGCCTTTCTTTCTCGATGATGATCGGGAATTTAAGAGATATCATTGATGGAATTTCAACTAACTTCATAGGAACCGATATGCATGTGGATGAATTGAGATCAGCGATTGGACATGCAGCAGCTCATGTGGAACTGATCACTACGACGATTGAAGATATCTCCCATGGGGCTGAACAGCAATCGAAATCTTCCGAAGCCATGTTCATGTCCGTGGAACAAATCATGAGAACCACCGATGATATCAATAAAGAAGCCCATGAAGCCCGGCATTTAACGACGCAAATGATTATTACCATTAAGGATAGTGCAAGAGTGATTCAGTCGTTAGTTACTGGGATGCAAAATCTTGCGATTTCCAATCAAGAATCCATCCATACTGTTCAACGGTTGGAAAGCAATGCGAAGCAAATCAGCGAGATTTCGAGCGTTGTGGGTGAATTCGCCAATCAAACCCATTTATTGGCATTAAATGCTTCCATTGAGGCTGCGAGAGCCGGGGAACATGGCAAAGGCTTTGCCGTAGTTGCCGGTGAAGTGAAGAAACTCGCCGAGCAAAGTTCGCATGCGGTTCATGACATTAATCAGCTTATCGATCAAATTCAGTCTGAGGTCAAGCATGTGGTCTTCAAAATTACACAGCAATTCGAAATGGTCAATAAAGAAGCCGCCAATGGGGAGACAACAGCATCAGCGCTTCAAAGTATTGTTGGTGAAGCTAATCAGGTCGATCAACTCGTGGATCATATGGCATCCATGGTCGCAAGCCAAGCGGATCAAGTACAGCTCACCTTGAACGAAGCTCGAGATGTCACCGACATTGCCGCCAAAATTTCTTTAGGCGCGAAGGGCGTGTTCGCTTCAACACAGGAACAGACGGCCGTGATGGAGGAAATCGCTGCATCTTCCGATGTATTGCGAGATCAATCCGCAAGTTTAAAGAAACAAATTGAGATCTTTAAAGTGAGATGA
- a CDS encoding sensor domain-containing protein, whose product MKDKLRLYARVFKKVMESIMITDSGGVILSVNPAFTTTTGYTEDEVVGQTPRILYSGKQKPEFYIHMWATIHETGGWKGEIWNRRKNGELYLEWLTISAVRDKRGKITNYVGIFIDITERKKSEKKLQLHARVFETASEGIMITDTKGTILSVNPAFSETTGYSEDEVLAQTPRMLHSGVQDAEFYIQMWASIHETGSWQGEVWNKRKNGEIYPEWLTINAVRNENGKISNYVGVFTDITERKLSEENLKYLAHYDVLTGLPNRFLFHDRLSHAIRQANRQGHSAALMFIDLDHFKLINDTLGHVVGDQLLLKASKRLESCVRTGDTVSRFGGDEFTVILPRIHETKDALLVAQKILEELALPFFLAEQELFITASIGISVYPLHGEDSETLIKQADSAMYRAKEQSNNYQLYTSNMNATFYRKMKLENGLRKALEKDQLRIVYQPQMDIRTGRINGIEALLRWEHPEMGMVSPNEFIQIVEENGQIVEIGEWVLRKVCEQNKAWQSAGYPPLKCAINLSPRQFNNKNLIETVKQILKETELDPSYLCFEITENISIHQIESVLTVLHEFKEIGLELAIDDFGKGHSALSYLKKYPIDTLKIDKCFVQGIEMDRGNASIAKAMIDMAHGLGLRVIAEGVETEDQLAFLKDLHCDSIQGFWLSRPLPPERIESFFMADEG is encoded by the coding sequence ATGAAAGATAAGCTGCGGCTTTATGCACGTGTATTTAAAAAGGTTATGGAATCCATCATGATTACAGACTCTGGAGGCGTTATTTTATCGGTCAATCCTGCATTTACAACGACTACCGGCTATACGGAGGATGAAGTGGTGGGTCAAACGCCGCGTATCTTGTATTCTGGCAAACAAAAACCTGAGTTCTATATTCATATGTGGGCAACGATTCATGAAACGGGTGGTTGGAAGGGCGAGATCTGGAACCGACGGAAGAACGGGGAGCTGTATCTCGAATGGTTGACGATCAGTGCTGTGAGGGATAAGCGTGGCAAAATAACCAATTATGTAGGCATTTTCATAGACATAACGGAGCGCAAGAAGTCTGAGAAAAAATTGCAGCTGCATGCCAGAGTATTCGAAACAGCGAGTGAAGGGATCATGATTACGGATACAAAAGGAACGATTTTATCGGTCAATCCAGCGTTTTCCGAAACAACTGGTTATTCGGAGGATGAGGTTTTAGCTCAAACGCCGCGCATGTTACATTCCGGCGTGCAGGATGCCGAATTTTATATTCAAATGTGGGCATCAATTCATGAAACGGGCAGCTGGCAGGGCGAGGTATGGAATAAGCGAAAGAATGGGGAAATCTATCCCGAATGGCTGACGATTAATGCCGTTAGAAATGAGAATGGCAAAATCTCCAATTATGTCGGGGTTTTCACAGATATTACAGAGCGTAAGCTGTCGGAAGAGAATTTAAAATATTTGGCCCATTACGATGTATTGACCGGGCTCCCGAATCGATTCTTATTTCATGACCGACTGAGTCATGCGATTAGGCAGGCCAATCGTCAAGGCCACTCGGCTGCCCTGATGTTTATTGATCTCGACCATTTCAAACTAATTAACGATACTTTGGGACATGTAGTTGGAGATCAACTGCTGCTGAAAGCTAGCAAACGGCTGGAAAGCTGCGTTCGAACCGGCGATACGGTATCACGATTTGGCGGCGATGAATTTACGGTCATTCTACCCCGCATTCATGAAACCAAAGATGCACTGCTTGTAGCGCAAAAAATATTGGAAGAGCTGGCCCTTCCTTTCTTCCTAGCCGAACAGGAGCTGTTCATAACGGCAAGCATTGGAATCAGCGTGTATCCCTTGCATGGAGAAGATAGTGAAACCTTGATCAAACAAGCCGATTCGGCCATGTATCGTGCCAAGGAACAGTCCAACAATTATCAGCTGTACACTTCCAATATGAACGCAACCTTCTACCGGAAAATGAAACTGGAAAACGGGTTGCGAAAAGCGTTGGAGAAAGACCAATTAAGAATTGTGTACCAACCGCAAATGGACATTCGTACGGGCCGGATCAACGGCATAGAAGCCTTGCTTCGCTGGGAGCATCCCGAGATGGGCATGGTATCGCCGAATGAATTTATTCAGATCGTAGAAGAAAATGGACAAATTGTCGAAATCGGAGAATGGGTGCTGCGCAAGGTTTGTGAGCAGAACAAGGCCTGGCAATCCGCAGGCTATCCTCCCTTGAAATGTGCCATCAATCTGTCGCCCCGACAGTTCAATAATAAGAATTTGATTGAAACGGTCAAGCAGATATTGAAGGAAACGGAGCTGGATCCGAGTTATCTTTGCTTCGAAATTACGGAAAACATCAGCATACACCAAATTGAGTCGGTATTGACGGTTCTGCATGAGTTTAAAGAGATTGGGCTGGAGTTAGCCATTGATGATTTTGGCAAGGGGCATTCCGCTTTAAGTTATTTGAAAAAGTATCCCATTGATACATTGAAAATTGATAAATGCTTCGTTCAGGGTATTGAAATGGATCGAGGGAATGCATCGATTGCCAAGGCTATGATTGATATGGCTCATGGCTTGGGGCTCCGAGTGATTGCCGAGGGCGTAGAAACGGAAGATCAGTTGGCTTTTCTCAAGGACCTCCATTGTGATTCTATACAAGGATTTTGGTTAAGTCGACCGCTGCCTCCTGAAAGGATCGAATCCTTCTTCATGGCTGACGAAGGTTGA
- a CDS encoding STAS domain-containing protein, whose protein sequence is MFLDVRVSGGQVNITLRGKIYVDEATIIREKLFPYLDRGCKQFVFNLRDVDYIDSSGLGVLVALQKRAHSNGGEVVIKGLQGDVKELFELTRLTNVFEIQP, encoded by the coding sequence ATGTTTCTAGATGTTCGAGTGTCTGGCGGACAGGTGAATATAACGCTTAGGGGCAAAATTTATGTGGATGAAGCAACGATCATAAGGGAGAAGCTGTTTCCTTATTTGGATAGAGGATGTAAGCAATTTGTTTTTAACTTACGTGATGTTGACTATATCGATAGTTCTGGACTCGGCGTACTAGTTGCGCTTCAGAAGAGAGCTCATTCTAATGGTGGCGAGGTGGTCATTAAGGGTCTACAGGGGGATGTCAAAGAACTGTTCGAGCTGACTCGCTTAACGAATGTTTTTGAGATTCAACCCTAA